Proteins from a single region of Streptomyces glaucescens:
- the fahA gene encoding fumarylacetoacetase, with translation MPPFDVPEGDPFGPHNLPYGVFSPAGSEQRTVGVRLGDHVLDAGAAAVALGSPYASLLARPTLGPLLAAGRTAWSDVRRALTAWVTVPSHRETVAPLMHPLSSVTLHLPFEVADYVDFYASENHARNVGRMFRPDAPDSLTPNWKHLPIGYHGRSGTVVVSGTEIVRPAGQRKAPADPAPVFGPSVRLDIEAEVGFVVGVPSRMGHPVALGDFREHVFGLCLLNDWSARDVQAWEYVPLGPFLGKSFATSVSAWITPLDALEDARVAPPERTHPLLPYLDDADEEPGGYDLRISVAVNGHVVSEPPFSTMYWTAAQQLAHMTVNGASLRTGDLYGSGTVSGPEPGQRGSLLELTWNGRDPLDLPDGKRTFLEDGDTVTLTAWAPGPGGARVGLGEVTGTIVPA, from the coding sequence ATGCCCCCCTTCGATGTCCCCGAGGGCGACCCCTTCGGTCCGCACAACCTTCCGTACGGCGTGTTCTCGCCCGCCGGTTCCGAGCAGCGGACCGTCGGGGTCCGGCTCGGCGACCACGTGCTCGACGCCGGCGCGGCGGCCGTGGCGCTCGGTTCCCCGTACGCCTCGCTGCTCGCAAGGCCCACCCTGGGCCCGCTGCTCGCGGCCGGCCGCACCGCCTGGTCGGACGTCCGGCGCGCGCTCACCGCCTGGGTGACCGTGCCCTCCCACCGCGAGACCGTGGCCCCGCTGATGCACCCCCTGTCGTCGGTGACCCTGCACCTGCCCTTCGAGGTCGCCGACTACGTCGACTTCTACGCGTCGGAGAACCACGCCCGCAACGTCGGCCGGATGTTCCGCCCGGACGCCCCGGACTCGCTCACCCCCAACTGGAAGCACCTGCCGATCGGCTACCACGGCCGCTCCGGCACGGTCGTCGTCTCCGGCACCGAGATCGTCCGACCCGCGGGCCAGCGCAAGGCGCCCGCCGACCCCGCGCCGGTCTTCGGGCCGTCCGTCCGCCTGGACATCGAGGCGGAGGTCGGCTTCGTCGTCGGCGTCCCCTCGCGGATGGGCCACCCGGTGGCGCTGGGCGACTTCCGGGAGCACGTCTTCGGGCTGTGCCTGCTCAACGACTGGTCGGCGCGAGACGTCCAGGCCTGGGAGTACGTGCCGCTCGGCCCCTTCCTCGGCAAGTCCTTCGCCACCTCCGTGTCCGCCTGGATCACCCCGCTGGACGCCCTGGAGGACGCCCGGGTGGCGCCGCCGGAGCGCACCCACCCGCTGCTGCCCTACCTGGACGACGCCGACGAGGAGCCCGGCGGCTACGACCTGCGCATCTCCGTCGCCGTCAACGGCCACGTGGTCTCCGAGCCGCCCTTCTCCACCATGTACTGGACCGCGGCCCAGCAGCTCGCCCACATGACCGTCAACGGCGCCTCCCTGCGCACCGGCGACCTGTACGGCTCCGGCACGGTCAGCGGGCCCGAGCCCGGCCAGCGCGGCTCCCTGCTGGAGCTGACCTGGAACGGCCGCGACCCGCTCGACCTGCCCGACGGCAAGCGCACCTTCCTGGAGGACGGCGACACGGTCACCCTGACGGCCTGGGCACCGGGTCCGGGCGGGGCCAGGGTGGGGCTGGGCGAGGTCACGGGGACGATCGTTCCGGCCTGA
- a CDS encoding HAD family hydrolase — translation MAAPTAYAARIPAYSLIATDLDGTLLRGDDTVSGRSRAALARVAAAGARHLVVTGRPAPRVRALLADLGGTGLAVCGQGAQLYDVGADRLLWSVTLDRELAEIALGKIEAEVGQVYAAVDQDGTDGLTLTEPGYRMPHPTLPAVRVGRRRDLWGEPISKVLLRHPGLGDDELAGVARAVVGSLATVTMSGPGTVELQPCGVTKATGLALAAEHLGLGPEDTLAFGDMPNDIPMFDWAARGVAMADAHPALKAVADEVTLSNEDDGVAVVLERLYGEAECVAQYAPKTLSMEP, via the coding sequence ATGGCCGCTCCCACCGCATATGCCGCGCGCATCCCCGCGTACTCCCTCATCGCCACCGACCTCGACGGCACCCTGCTGCGCGGCGACGACACGGTCTCGGGCCGGTCGCGTGCCGCCCTCGCACGGGTGGCGGCGGCCGGCGCCCGGCACCTGGTGGTGACCGGCCGGCCGGCCCCGCGGGTGCGTGCGCTGCTGGCGGACCTGGGCGGCACGGGGCTGGCGGTGTGCGGGCAGGGGGCGCAGCTGTACGACGTGGGCGCGGACCGGCTGCTGTGGTCGGTGACCCTGGACCGGGAACTGGCGGAGATCGCGCTCGGCAAGATCGAGGCCGAGGTGGGGCAGGTGTACGCGGCGGTCGACCAGGACGGGACCGACGGGCTGACGCTGACCGAGCCGGGCTACCGGATGCCGCACCCCACGCTCCCCGCGGTGCGGGTCGGCCGGCGCCGCGACCTGTGGGGTGAGCCCATCAGCAAGGTGCTGCTGCGTCACCCCGGGCTGGGCGACGACGAGTTGGCGGGCGTGGCCCGCGCGGTGGTGGGCTCGCTCGCGACCGTCACCATGTCGGGGCCGGGGACGGTGGAGCTGCAGCCGTGCGGTGTCACGAAGGCGACCGGTCTGGCGCTGGCCGCCGAGCATCTGGGGCTGGGCCCCGAGGACACCCTCGCCTTCGGGGACATGCCCAATGACATCCCCATGTTCGACTGGGCCGCGCGCGGCGTGGCGATGGCCGACGCGCATCCCGCGCTCAAGGCGGTGGCCGACGAGGTGACCCTGTCGAACGAGGACGACGGCGTCGCCGTCGTCCTCGAACGGCTCTACGGTGAAGCGGAGTGCGTGGCTCAGTACGCGCCGAAGACGTTGTCGATGGAGCCGTAG
- a CDS encoding transglycosylase SLT domain-containing protein — MPANGLPATSRPARSRRRTRLARALAAAGTGAAVLALPLIGATTASAATPAAATAATAYPDNLDGWIRQALSVMSQHGIPGTYDGIYRNVMRESSGNPRAINLWDSNAAAGTPSKGLLQVIDPTFAAYHVPGTVYDPYDPVANIAAACNYAADRYGSIDNVFGAY; from the coding sequence ATGCCTGCCAACGGCCTGCCCGCCACCAGCCGCCCGGCCCGGAGCCGCCGCCGCACCCGCCTCGCCCGCGCCCTCGCCGCCGCCGGCACCGGTGCCGCCGTGCTCGCGCTGCCGCTGATCGGCGCGACCACCGCCTCCGCGGCCACCCCGGCCGCGGCCACCGCCGCGACGGCGTACCCCGACAACCTCGACGGCTGGATCCGCCAGGCGCTGTCGGTCATGTCCCAGCACGGCATCCCCGGCACCTACGACGGCATCTACCGCAACGTCATGCGCGAGTCCTCCGGCAACCCGCGCGCCATCAACCTGTGGGACTCCAACGCCGCCGCGGGCACCCCCTCCAAGGGGCTGCTCCAGGTCATCGACCCCACCTTCGCCGCCTACCACGTGCCCGGCACGGTGTACGACCCGTACGACCCGGTCGCGAACATCGCCGCCGCGTGCAACTACGCGGCCGACCGCTACGGCTCCATCGACAACGTCTTCGGCGCGTACTGA
- a CDS encoding CocE/NonD family hydrolase — protein MTCPPPPAAPFRPRRPPGEHAHPYAPPTRGPARRRPDPAAGPDSPLRARGAGAARGRGFARKAAGGAEVVHRPADRPALVRRRAGTFGIFWGGSNSLRTAALAPEPLKAVVAPCRADDRYDNDGHHGGGSVLTEDMTARAATPRVRAGRGASGGWRPLPGRAAAVHGRTGRTGRGRPRHLHRPRGRPPSRSASAPTGRSGRTALGRDRAGALGTEPRHPAPSVRY, from the coding sequence ATGACATGCCCACCGCCGCCGGCCGCCCCGTTCCGCCCCCGCCGTCCGCCCGGCGAGCACGCGCATCCGTACGCCCCCCCCACACGAGGCCCCGCACGAAGACGTCCGGATCCCGCCGCAGGACCGGACTCTCCGCTACGCGCGCGTGGCGCCGGGGCCGCCCGTGGACGAGGCTTCGCGCGGAAGGCGGCCGGCGGGGCCGAGGTGGTGCACCGGCCTGCGGACCGACCGGCCCTGGTGCGACGGCGGGCCGGCACGTTCGGCATCTTCTGGGGCGGCAGCAACTCCCTCCGGACCGCGGCCCTCGCGCCCGAGCCGCTGAAGGCGGTCGTCGCGCCCTGCCGCGCGGACGACCGATACGACAACGACGGGCACCACGGGGGAGGTTCCGTCCTCACGGAGGACATGACCGCCCGGGCGGCGACGCCGCGCGTCCGGGCCGGCCGGGGGGCGAGCGGCGGGTGGAGACCGCTCCCGGGCAGGGCGGCAGCCGTACACGGCCGGACGGGCCGGACCGGCCGAGGACGCCCTCGGCACCTCCACCGTCCGCGAGGACGACCCCCCTCTCGGTCCGCGTCCGCTCCGACCGGTCGGTCCGGCCGCACCGCCCTGGGGCGCGACCGCGCGGGTGCGCTCGGAACCGAGCCGCGACACCCCGCCCCTTCTGTCCGTTATTGA
- a CDS encoding polyprenyl synthetase family protein, producing MTVVGPFGLSVRDQALEADVQAGLTAVEEGLLEATKSEVPFITEAAQHLVRAGGKRFRPLLVMLAAQFGDPYAPGVVPSAVVVELTHLATLYHDDVMDEAAVRRGVPSANTRWGNSVAVLTGDFLFARASHILADLGPEAVRVQAEAFERLVTGQILETAGPQDGRDPVDHYLDVLGGKTGSLVAVSCRFGAMMSGADESTVHVLTQYGERLGVAFQLADDVLDIASDSHESGKTPGTDLREGIATLPVLRLREQAARGGRAEDLALCELLESDLSDDDRHARALAALRAHPALEQARRDTVRYAEEARAALAPLPECDAKRALQELCDAVVHRAG from the coding sequence GTGACCGTCGTCGGGCCGTTCGGGCTGAGCGTGCGGGACCAGGCTCTGGAAGCCGATGTCCAGGCCGGATTGACGGCTGTCGAGGAAGGGTTGCTCGAAGCCACCAAGAGCGAGGTCCCGTTCATCACGGAGGCCGCACAGCACCTCGTGCGAGCCGGCGGGAAGCGGTTCCGGCCGCTGCTCGTGATGCTCGCCGCCCAGTTCGGCGACCCCTACGCGCCGGGCGTGGTGCCCTCCGCCGTCGTCGTCGAGCTGACCCACCTGGCCACGCTGTACCACGACGACGTCATGGACGAGGCGGCCGTGCGCCGCGGGGTGCCCAGCGCCAACACCCGCTGGGGCAACTCCGTCGCCGTCCTCACCGGCGACTTCCTCTTCGCCCGCGCCTCCCACATCCTCGCCGACCTCGGACCCGAGGCCGTCCGGGTGCAGGCCGAGGCCTTCGAGCGGCTGGTCACCGGGCAGATCCTGGAGACCGCGGGCCCGCAGGACGGCCGCGACCCCGTCGACCACTACCTGGACGTGCTCGGCGGCAAGACCGGCTCCCTGGTGGCCGTCTCCTGCCGGTTCGGCGCGATGATGTCCGGCGCCGACGAGTCCACCGTGCACGTCCTCACCCAGTACGGGGAGCGCCTCGGCGTCGCCTTCCAGCTCGCCGACGACGTGCTCGACATCGCCTCCGACTCGCACGAGTCCGGCAAGACGCCGGGCACCGACCTGCGCGAGGGCATCGCCACCCTGCCCGTGCTGCGGCTGCGCGAGCAGGCGGCGCGCGGCGGGCGCGCCGAGGACCTCGCCCTGTGCGAGCTGCTGGAGTCCGACCTCAGCGACGACGACCGGCACGCCCGGGCACTGGCGGCCCTGCGCGCGCACCCCGCGCTGGAGCAGGCCCGCCGGGACACCGTGCGCTACGCCGAGGAGGCGCGCGCGGCGCTCGCCCCGCTGCCGGAGTGCGACGCCAAGCGGGCCCTCCAGGAACTGTGCGACGCGGTGGTCCACCGCGCGGGCTGA
- a CDS encoding LolA family protein, with amino-acid sequence MGPYESDDSTTARRRKAARYVVPVAVVGVAAGTIGLVPALADSGSPDLPKITAEQLIQKIAESDVQRLSGTVKVTTDLGLPDLGGLEGALGGAGAPGGDADGSAADPSAKLTELATGTHTLRVAADGPDRQRLSVLEDAAEYSLIHNGKDVWGYDSASNEVFHGTADEAGQHTAEPPATPKDFAEQALKAVDGTTSVTVDGTAQVAGRDAYKLLIEPRQSGSTVGAISIAVDAGTGLPLKFTLTPASGGAAVVDAGFTKISYARPDAAAFDFTPPAGAKVTEESEAGRPVTPQEERDLAKGLEETLGKGAAGGSAGPGGMKVVGEGWTSVAVLGTGGAGIPGGDEVGGDLGGFLDSLGDRVKGDFGSGTVFKTRLVNALITDDGTVYAGAVTKETLVKAAESER; translated from the coding sequence ATGGGACCGTACGAATCCGACGACAGCACGACCGCGCGGCGGCGCAAGGCCGCCCGGTACGTCGTTCCGGTCGCGGTGGTGGGGGTGGCGGCCGGAACCATCGGGCTCGTCCCCGCCCTCGCCGACTCCGGCAGCCCCGACCTGCCGAAGATCACCGCGGAGCAGCTCATACAGAAGATCGCCGAGTCGGACGTGCAGCGGCTGTCCGGCACGGTGAAGGTCACCACCGATCTGGGACTGCCGGACCTCGGCGGCCTGGAGGGAGCCCTCGGCGGCGCCGGCGCGCCCGGCGGTGACGCGGACGGCTCCGCCGCCGACCCGTCCGCCAAGCTCACCGAACTCGCGACCGGCACCCACACCCTGCGCGTCGCGGCCGACGGCCCCGACCGGCAGCGGCTGTCGGTGCTGGAGGACGCCGCCGAGTACAGCCTCATCCACAACGGCAAGGACGTCTGGGGCTACGACAGCGCGTCCAACGAGGTCTTCCACGGCACCGCGGACGAGGCCGGGCAGCACACCGCGGAACCCCCCGCCACGCCGAAGGACTTCGCCGAGCAGGCGCTCAAGGCGGTCGACGGCACCACGTCCGTCACCGTCGACGGAACCGCGCAGGTCGCCGGGCGCGACGCCTACAAGCTGCTCATCGAGCCCCGGCAGTCCGGCTCCACGGTCGGCGCGATCAGCATCGCGGTGGACGCCGGGACCGGCCTGCCGCTGAAGTTCACCCTGACCCCGGCGAGCGGCGGCGCCGCCGTCGTCGACGCGGGCTTCACGAAGATCAGCTACGCCCGGCCGGACGCCGCCGCCTTCGACTTCACCCCGCCCGCGGGCGCCAAGGTCACCGAGGAGAGCGAGGCCGGGCGGCCGGTCACCCCCCAGGAGGAGCGGGACCTGGCCAAGGGCCTCGAAGAGACCCTCGGCAAGGGTGCTGCCGGCGGCTCCGCGGGCCCCGGGGGGATGAAGGTCGTCGGCGAGGGATGGACCTCCGTGGCCGTGCTCGGCACCGGCGGCGCGGGCATCCCCGGCGGTGACGAGGTCGGCGGCGACCTGGGCGGCTTCCTCGACTCGCTCGGCGACCGGGTGAAGGGCGACTTCGGCTCCGGCACGGTCTTCAAGACCCGCCTGGTCAACGCCCTGATCACGGACGACGGCACGGTGTACGCCGGTGCCGTCACCAAGGAGACGCTGGTCAAGGCCGCGGAGTCGGAGCGCTAG
- a CDS encoding ATP-binding cassette domain-containing protein, giving the protein MSEPPATAPDGDDADDGVIVTRALTKRYRGGQLAVDALDLTVPAGSVFGFLGPNGSGKTTTIRMLMGLIEPTSGTARVLGRPVPRDARAVLPQVGALIEGPALYGFLSGRDNLLRYDAADPTADPRTRRHRVAAALDRVGLTAAAGKKAKAYSLGMKQRLGLAAALLQPRRLLVLDEPTNGLDPQGMREIRTLVRELADDGTTVFVSSHLLDEIEQVCTHAAVMAQGRLITQGTVTDLAAGLRGRLVVTTPDTGDAVRVLEENGVTDVVVAGDRVRGEAPEGELADLTAALVKAGVRVRGFGIERASLEDAFMALTGEGFDVAG; this is encoded by the coding sequence ATGAGCGAACCGCCCGCCACGGCACCGGACGGCGACGACGCGGACGACGGCGTCATCGTCACCCGCGCGCTCACCAAGCGGTACCGCGGCGGGCAGCTCGCCGTCGACGCCCTGGACCTCACGGTTCCCGCGGGCAGCGTCTTCGGCTTCCTCGGCCCGAACGGATCGGGCAAGACCACCACGATCCGCATGCTGATGGGCCTGATCGAGCCGACCTCGGGCACGGCGCGGGTGCTCGGCAGACCCGTGCCCCGGGACGCCCGCGCCGTACTGCCGCAGGTCGGTGCCCTCATCGAGGGCCCGGCCCTGTACGGCTTCCTCTCCGGCCGGGACAACCTGCTGCGCTACGACGCGGCCGACCCCACCGCCGACCCGCGCACCCGGCGGCACCGGGTCGCCGCGGCGCTGGACCGGGTGGGGCTCACGGCCGCGGCCGGCAAGAAGGCCAAGGCGTACTCGCTCGGCATGAAGCAGCGACTGGGTCTCGCCGCCGCCCTGCTCCAGCCCCGCAGGCTGCTCGTCCTCGACGAGCCGACCAACGGCCTCGACCCGCAGGGCATGCGCGAGATCCGCACCCTGGTGCGGGAACTCGCCGACGACGGCACCACCGTCTTCGTCTCCTCCCACCTGCTCGACGAGATCGAGCAGGTCTGCACCCACGCCGCGGTCATGGCCCAGGGCCGGCTGATCACCCAGGGCACCGTCACCGACCTCGCGGCAGGACTGCGCGGCCGGCTGGTGGTGACCACCCCCGACACCGGGGACGCGGTCCGGGTGCTGGAGGAGAACGGCGTCACCGACGTCGTCGTCGCGGGCGACCGGGTCCGCGGGGAGGCACCCGAAGGGGAACTCGCCGACCTCACCGCCGCGTTGGTGAAGGCAGGGGTGCGGGTGCGCGGATTCGGCATCGAGCGTGCCTCACTGGAGGACGCGTTCATGGCGCTCACGGGGGAGGGGTTCGATGTCGCGGGCTGA
- a CDS encoding ABC transporter permease, with the protein MSRAETGTPVARTPSPLWSLGLLRSELATTFQRWRTLALLGVLAAVPVLVGAAVKIETGDGSPAGGGGGGEGPAFIAQVTNNGLFLVFTALAATLPFFLPMAVGVVAGDAIAGEANAGTLRYLLVAPAGRTRLLLVKYVTTMVFCLAATLVVALTALAVGALLFPLGDLTTISGTRIGFAEGLGRALLIALAVAASLTGVAALGLFVSTLTNSGVAAMATTVGLLITVQILDQIPQLDALHPYLFSHYWLSFADLMREPVLWDDLTRNLGLQALYAAVFGSAAWARFTAKDISA; encoded by the coding sequence ATGTCGCGGGCTGAGACCGGCACGCCGGTCGCGCGCACGCCGAGCCCCCTGTGGTCGCTCGGCCTCCTCCGCAGCGAGCTGGCCACCACCTTCCAACGCTGGCGCACCCTCGCCCTGCTGGGCGTCCTCGCCGCCGTGCCCGTGCTGGTCGGGGCCGCCGTGAAGATCGAGACCGGTGACGGCTCGCCGGCCGGCGGCGGGGGCGGCGGCGAAGGCCCCGCGTTCATCGCCCAGGTCACCAACAACGGACTGTTCCTGGTCTTCACCGCGCTCGCCGCGACCCTGCCGTTCTTCCTGCCCATGGCGGTGGGCGTGGTGGCGGGCGACGCGATCGCCGGCGAGGCGAACGCGGGTACCCTGCGCTACCTGCTGGTCGCCCCGGCCGGCCGCACCCGGCTGCTGCTCGTCAAGTACGTCACCACGATGGTGTTCTGCCTGGCCGCCACCCTGGTGGTCGCCCTGACGGCGCTCGCGGTCGGGGCGCTGCTGTTCCCGCTCGGCGACCTCACCACCATCTCCGGCACCCGGATCGGCTTCGCCGAGGGACTGGGCCGCGCGCTGCTGATCGCGCTCGCCGTCGCCGCCTCACTGACCGGTGTCGCGGCGCTGGGCCTGTTCGTGTCGACGCTCACCAACAGCGGCGTGGCCGCCATGGCAACGACGGTCGGCCTGCTCATCACCGTGCAGATCCTCGACCAGATACCCCAGCTGGACGCCCTGCACCCGTACCTCTTCTCCCACTACTGGCTGTCCTTCGCCGACCTGATGCGCGAGCCGGTCCTCTGGGACGACCTGACGCGCAACCTCGGCCTCCAGGCCCTGTACGCGGCCGTCTTCGGCTCCGCGGCGTGGGCACGGTTCACGGCGAAGGACATCAGCGCCTGA
- a CDS encoding flavodoxin family protein, translating into MSRRFLFLLGSSRRDGNTELLARRAAEQLPEDVEQRWISLAEHPLPDFEDRRHGTGAARPEHENSVLLREATLAATDLVIASPLYWYSVTTPTKRYLDHWSAWLRTPGVDFRAAMAGRTLWGVTALATEAPVAGPLIGTLNHSAAYMGMRFGGVLLGNGSKPGDVLDDSEALARAKTFFAQEAPLARFPSGE; encoded by the coding sequence TTGTCCCGTCGCTTCCTTTTCCTGCTCGGCAGCAGCCGTCGTGACGGCAACACCGAGTTGCTGGCCCGCCGGGCCGCCGAGCAGCTGCCCGAGGACGTCGAGCAGCGCTGGATCAGCCTCGCCGAGCACCCGCTGCCGGACTTCGAGGACCGGCGGCACGGGACCGGCGCCGCCCGGCCCGAGCACGAGAACTCCGTCCTGCTGCGCGAGGCCACGCTCGCCGCGACGGACCTGGTGATCGCCTCGCCGCTGTACTGGTACTCGGTGACCACGCCGACCAAGCGCTACCTGGACCACTGGTCGGCCTGGCTGCGCACCCCGGGCGTCGACTTCCGCGCCGCGATGGCCGGGCGCACCCTGTGGGGCGTCACCGCCCTCGCCACCGAGGCCCCGGTCGCCGGGCCGCTGATCGGGACGCTCAACCACTCGGCGGCGTACATGGGGATGCGCTTCGGCGGTGTGCTGCTCGGCAACGGCAGCAAGCCGGGCGACGTGCTCGACGACAGCGAGGCACTGGCCCGCGCCAAGACCTTCTTCGCCCAGGAGGCCCCGCTCGCCCGCTTCCCGTCCGGGGAGTGA
- a CDS encoding DUF6668 family protein, with product MRTGGQPGPELWIRGPVASAPPRRFSWVGAHGGSGVSTLAAVYGGRDCGRDWPGPADPPAVLLVGRTHAAGLDAVARALADLRDGGAAPPHLGLEGVVLVADAPGRLPRPLARRVGELEAAVGVYRVPWVSAWRLGDLGGGPPRGTEPLARLTEAGH from the coding sequence ATGCGGACGGGCGGGCAGCCGGGACCGGAGCTGTGGATCCGCGGACCGGTGGCGAGCGCGCCGCCCCGCCGCTTCTCCTGGGTGGGCGCGCACGGCGGGTCCGGCGTGTCGACCCTGGCGGCGGTCTACGGCGGCCGGGACTGCGGACGCGACTGGCCGGGCCCCGCCGATCCGCCGGCGGTGCTGCTGGTGGGGCGCACCCATGCGGCGGGCCTGGACGCGGTCGCCCGGGCGCTGGCGGACCTCCGGGACGGCGGGGCCGCCCCGCCGCACCTGGGCCTGGAGGGCGTGGTGCTGGTCGCGGACGCCCCGGGCCGGCTGCCGCGTCCGCTCGCGCGGCGCGTCGGGGAGCTGGAGGCGGCCGTCGGGGTGTACCGCGTGCCGTGGGTGTCCGCCTGGCGCCTGGGCGACCTCGGCGGCGGCCCGCCCCGGGGGACGGAACCGCTGGCCCGGCTGACGGAGGCGGGCCACTGA